In Mugil cephalus isolate CIBA_MC_2020 chromosome 20, CIBA_Mcephalus_1.1, whole genome shotgun sequence, the following are encoded in one genomic region:
- the unm_sa1261 gene encoding serine/threonine-protein kinase SBK1 → MNSSPHGSRSSIDILEELQLIAAQNLEKLDINKYYEVVRELGKGTYGKVDLVIHKIRGTKMALKFLRKKTTKLKSFLREYSVSLYLSPCPFIINMYGIAFETDEYYIFAQEYALAGDLFDIIPPQVGLPEVVAKRCVHQVAIALDYLHCKKLVHRDIKPENVLIFDKECRKVKLSDFGMTRRAGSPVKRVSGTIPYTAPELCDPSRHEGFCVDYSTDVWAFGVLLFCMLTGNFPWEKAMPNDAFYEEFVRWQRRRTGTVPSQWRRFTDEALRMFRRLLSIEQERRCSVKEVFSYFNQCWMLDTENGNANGTGGGLEGGAPPLDISSSSSEEDVLVDKMKQQSLSPACMVAKGGLMMDTHYSSMSANSSPSSTGSYERVNRDNNERGRILVATPIEICV, encoded by the exons ATGAACTCCTCACCCCACGGCTCCCGCTCCTCCATTGACATCCTGGAGGAACTCCAGCTGATTGCTGCACAGAACCTGGAAAAACTGGACATCAACAAATACTACGAGGTCGTCCGCGAACTGGGCAAAGGCACCTATGGGAAAGTGGACCTGGTCATCCATAAAATCAGAG GAACAAAAATGGCCCTGAAGTTTCTGAGGAAGAAGACCACCAAGCTGAAGAGCTTCCTGAGGGAGTACAGCGTCTCCCTCTACCTGTCACCATGCCCATTCATCATCAACATGTACGGCATCGCCTTCGAAACCGACGAGTACTACATCTTCGCTCAGGAGTACGCACTGGCTGGAGATCTGTTTGACATCATCCCTCCTCAG gTAGGACTTCCTGAGGTGGTGGCAAAGCGCTGTGTCCACCAGGTGGCCATCGCCCTGGACTACCTGCACTGCAAGAAGCTGGTCCACCGGGACATCAAGCCAGAGAATGTCCTCATTTTTGACAAAGAGTGCAGAAAGGTCAAGCTGTCAGACTTTGGCATGACGCGACGTGCTGGCTCTCCAGTGAAGCGCGTGAGCGGCACGATCCCATACACGGCGCCCGAGCTGTGCGACCCCTCTCGGCACGAGGGCTTCTGCGTGGACTACAGCACGGACGTGTGGGCCTTCGGCGTGCTGCTGTTCTGCATGCTGACAGGAAACTTCCCCTGGGAGAAGGCCATGCCCAATGACGCCTTCTACGAGGAGTTTGTCCGCTGGCAGCGGCGTCGGACGGGCACGGTGCCCTCGCAGTGGCGGCGTTTCACGGATGAAGCTCTACGAATGTTTCGTAGGCTCTTATCCATCGAGCAGGAGCGCCGCTGCTCCGTAAAAGAAGTCTTCAGCTACTTCAACCAGTGCTGGATGTTGGACACAGAGAACGGGAACGCTAATGGCACCGGTGGGGGGTTAGAGGGCGGCGCacctcctctggacatcagcTCATCCTCATCTGAAGAGGACGTATTAGTGgacaaaatgaagcagcagagccTGTCACCCGCCTGCATGGTGGCGAAGGGAGGCCTCATGATGGACACTCACTACTCCTCCATGTCTGCCAACAGCTCGCCGTCCTCCACCGGCAGCTACGAGCGAGTCAACAGAGACAACAACGAAAGAGGACGCATCCTTGTGGCGACGCCCATCGAGATCTGTGTGTAG
- the LOC124998483 gene encoding uncharacterized protein LOC124998483, with protein sequence MEVSSQDPTLMAMDLSKSYNPLTRSHSEAMDLAKKPEWYHRRPQSCGTDIASPYRSRASSSYNSHSAQPAAPVHCRDMEQGPEPLGTYVNSPLAPGLDLYHDGVHGNLWHPGFYGPDQSGGPVPESSGGDESDSGSDVIFLVSSAKEPLICGSFIQDSVRHIVEPLSPAVSSLDETRSCYHLPQPLSSPSPDSSYSEESSDSSVDIPVHHTRPVVLLSDLSAVYGNLAESAVDISSDDSDVIEVSVTNDGEKGLCCKKSPPRGESKKPPPRGVRRSTRIRKSASELPQFACTGSRHSLRRRAKNDAVGIYNESGDSDDVMEYVARLSSSDESASRRRLTSNSEESEVDARTDGRSPQREQQQQQQQEPRCKASFEKSIGSKRKKPLSAPKTKKLTRTKQKQNHRIQPQQTQKASACRSSAANKRAVARRKRKRRPQTSGPSALFSPREPEIKLKYLNAKEGKKDKKSDSFFPFVHMERRTCTVVNYQEEETTVRSSRAGWQQHQHQQQQQQQQQQQQQQQAATRSLPGFVPNTSCFQLGRLSSDSRCQASLLCCLCGQSANAMGLGDLHGPYRPISPSADQQKGKPEQREGLNGLSNRCSINASDDDDDRGADDLKSDSHSPPKVPPRLDECWIHEDCGVWSAGVFLVRGKLYGLEEAARLAQETICSACHQTGAVMGCFQKGCPRNYHYKCAVQSDCLLNEENFSMRCPEHKNKTFTSKQQKR encoded by the exons ATGGAAGTGTCCTCTCAGGATCCAACCCTCATGGCTATGGACCTGTCGAAGAGCTACAACCCTCTGACCCGCAGCCACTCTGAAGCCATGGACCTGGCCAAGAAGCCAGAGTGGTACCACAGACGCCCGCAGAGCTGCGGCACGGACATCGCTTCCCCCTACAGGTCCAGGGCCTCGTCCTCGTACAACTCTCACTCCGCGCAGCCGGCTGCGCCCGTCCACTGCAGGGACATGGAGCAGGGCCCCGAGCCTTTGGGGACCTACGTCAACTCACCTCTCGCTCCGGGTCTGGATCTGTACCACGACGGCGTCCACGGCAACCTGTGGCACCCGGGCTTCTACGGGCCCGACCAAAGCGGCGGCCCCGTCCCCGAAAGCAGTGGCGGCGACGAGAGCGACAGCGGCTCCGACGTCATTTTCCTCGTCTCCTCGGCGAAGGAGCCGCTCATATGCGGCTCTTTCATCCAGGACAGCGTGAGGCACATCGTGGAGCCCCTGTCTCCTGCCGTGTCCTCTCTGGACGAAACCAGAAGTTGCTATCACCTACCTCAGCCCCTGAGCTCGCCCAGCCCCGACAGCTCGTACTCGGAGGAATCCTCGGACAGCTCGGTGGACATCCCCGTGCACCACACCAGGCCCGTCGTTCTCCTGTCGGACCTCAGCGCCGTTTACGGCAACCTCGCCGAGTCCGCTGTGGACATTTCGAGCGACGACAGCGATGTCATCGAAGTCTCGGTCACCAACGACGGCGAGAAAGGACTCTGCTGCAAGAAAAGCCCTCCTCGGGGCGAAAGTAAAAAACCTCCGCCCAGGGGGGTGCGGCGCAGCACGAGAATCAGGAAGTCTGCGTCCGAGCTGCCTCAGTTCGCCTGCACCGGGTCCCGCCACAGTTTGAGGAGACGGGCCAAAAACGACGCGGTGGGCATTTACAACGAAAGCGGCGACTCCGACGACGTGATGGAGTACGTGGCGAGGTTGTCCAGCTCGGACGAGTCGGCCTCGCGGCGGAGGTTGACCAGCAATTCGGAGGAATCTGAAGTGGACGCCCGGACGGACGGGAGGTCTCCAcagagggagcagcagcagcagcagcagcaggagcctcGCTGCAAAGCTTCGTTTGAGAAAAGCATCGGCTCTAAACGAAAGAAGCCTCTCTCCGCTcctaaaactaaaaagttgACGCGAacgaagcagaaacaaaaccacCGGATCCAACCGCAGCAGACCCAGAAGGCCTCGGCCTGCAGGAGCTCGGCGGCGAATAAGAGAGCCGTTGCAAGGCGAAAGAGAAAAAGGCGTCCCCAGACCTCAGGTCCTTCTGCTCTGTTTTCCCCCAGAGAGCCAGAGATaaagctgaaatatttaaacgCTAAGGAGGGGAAGAAGGACAAGAAGTCGGACAGCTTCTTCCCCTTCGTTCACATGGAGCGGAGGACGTGCACCGTGGTCAACtaccaggaggaggagacgacggtccggagcagcagagcaggatggcagcagcatcagcatcagcagcagcagcaacagcagcagcagcagcagcagcagcaacaggcgGCCACCAGGTCTCTACCCGGGTTTGTTCCCAACACGTCCTGTTTCCAGCTGGGTCGGCTCAGCTCGGACAGCAGGTGTCAGGCCTCGCTTCTGTGCTGCCTGTGCGGCCAGTCGGCCAACGCCATGGGCCTGGGGGACCTCCACGGACCGTACCGTCCCATCAGCCCGTCAGCGGACCAGCAGAAAGGCAAGCCCGAGCAGAGGGAGGGGTTGAACGGACTCTCTAACAGGTGCTCGATAAATGCCtcggacgacgacgacgaccgCGGCGCCGATGATCTGAAAAGCGACAGCCACTCTCCTCCGAAGGTGCCCCCTCGCCTGGACGAGTGCTGGATCCACGAGGACTGCGGCGTCTGGTCGGCCGGCGTCTTCCTGGTCAGGGGAAAGCTGTACGGGCTGGAGGAGGCGGCGCGGCTCGCTCAGGAAACG ATTTGTTCAGCCTGCCATCAAACGGGAGCAGTGATGGGTTGTTTCCAGAAGGGATGCCCCAGAAATTATCACTACAAATGCGCCGTTCAGTCAG actgtcTTCTAAATGAAGAGAACTTCTCAATGAGGTGTCCAGAGCACAAG AACAAGACGTTCACGAGCAAACAACAGAAGAGATGA
- the LOC124998241 gene encoding myosin phosphatase Rho-interacting protein-like, producing MSGEKATSPCNKFQANIFNKSKCQNCFKSRELHLLNDHDMEQAKPIYGGWLCLAPEGTDFDNSMQRSRKWQRRFFILYEHGSLTFALDELPSTLPQGTVNMNLCTDITDAEPRTGQKNALCIITPEQEIFIRGDNKEIINGWSDQLTVFLRINKQNQNKKRKVEPVANQEPSPAKMAATDPSFPSSAGESTESGPDVASVWSVTDTRPPGPERTPAGNTSSYLCPVSRDSLTLDGTGFGSPVGSLDLPVGEGTNTGTNNQPAESHNIQTSANNQRQNRRHDRSAERTLGVEATRKEGGDTAISREGRREARTNKREKLQSCGDIARLTAAPPQRRSKSLDRRTSDTVMTPDLLNFKKGWMVKLDVNDQWKKYWFVLSADSLRYYKDSIAEEASALEGEIDLTKCFNVSEYQVQRNYGFQIHTQEGIFTLSAMTAGIRKNWIQALMKNVHPANAPDVASLLGHHVPCSPHEVLPKPDVTQDSPSIDVSTDRDSNSKPRSVMERRREGRYKTFDWAEFRSQSKSAVSTEPPRTKSPCFLELGDLERRKRREERRRRYESMLGFSLGLKDMGDGTADGGVRALSPESQQRMEEQIEECWRKVETTVFSVERKSPLLTEAKDAVEIEKQLHSYRQAVEDLKVQLAESERCRLDLEAQISTTGFHQQQLGLSGPLCSEADFYPLDTNERQHGIITRDMQEQLSTELPLSAPQLPRIWLHDTEGHLQELEDLLPETGSTPLLSPASDSLDGLCQTDGQILNLIGTTTSHHALRDREDHQPFPTSETQINNNDFSSLILDKPGGGDDALFNYRAPDQTMVRKLSKEVELLTTQNEALNQRNQEMLNQLTEADREIERLKAELSGRYTEPHHLPEVEQQDKTRLKELERELSLRNQELLDAQMLVTSLEEKVREAEALLQQNSTAETEETKQEDIEKKKSAEKAEGYLLRCFEATEAKLTELERQLDQSERTHRELQQQNKELKEAEKLYCQRAAEAETDIRRLSEELEKERLKEGDRNTTVSGEEKIQQVVEGMVTRLRALEKLLEVIDRLDFINESERSPSVTSQLKWEEEFWSSVHNKLKDDRSNLNEPLEELLHEATECMILEKQMLLGGHDLVLETEGTCESQTLKDLDNIWYSTSVTASENTEDRSVLDCTNQLEHCKAMTQIKISLLNQAASSSLSTSVHDKLQQTADKLYNFHFSEHPWFVSCIHSAATEALYCCYLRRLQSKHESAFCCNCVDLTKENTELKTRLSNLEEQQASPLGAKMDMYCQTDEVYPHDTELESEDESSEEERGEQSELEEEMGENEPSLNEMEIPLLGTQKTGDEKESDEVDLNTEMVMEMSALRERVKELEEQLSVLAEEMKEEFDGKMSCVQKLHEKEMEKLKATCERGFASMEESHLKVVEELQRRQQQEVERLLVERDRLLEEESAATATAIKAIQNAHHLELQREIQRRQGNAHQEDIHRQHSEELASFQRELEALSQQFSLKCLENGHLVQALDAERKALCQCQQENQDLRTRNQELSSHLAAEITRLCSLAKQDALPLSQGMDMYELEITLRVKESEVQSLKQELTSLKDELQSAQRDKRNATKKYKDVYTELSIVRAKAERDADELSENLRLAHQALRETSP from the exons GCAAAACCCATCTATGGCGGCTGGCTATGTTTGGCACCTGAGGGCACGGATTTTGACAACTCGATGCAGAGGTCGAGG AAATGGCAGCGGCGCTTCTTCATCCTGTACGAACACGGCAGTCTGACCTTTGCTCTGGATGAACTG CCGAGCACTTTGCCTCAGGGCACAGTGAACATGAATCTATGCACAGACATCACTGATGCCGAGCCCAGGACGGGCCAAAAGAACGCCCTCTGCATCATCACCCCGGAGCAGGAAATATTCATCCGTGGCGACAATAAAGAAATCATTAATGG GTGGAGTGACCAGCTCACAGTCTTTCTACGGATTAACAAGcagaatcagaataaaaaacGCAAAGTTGAACCTGTAGCAAATCAG GAACCAAGTCCAGCAAAGATGGCAGCAACAGATCCCAGTTTTCCATCCTCGGCAGGGGAGAGTACAGAGTCTGGACCAGATGTGGCCTCTGTCTGGAGCGTCACCGACACACGTCCCCCGGGCCCTGAGCGGACCCCTGCAG GCAACACGTCCTCCTACCTGTGCCCGGTCTCCAGGGACTCGCTGACCTTGGATGGCACTGGTTTTGGGAGCCCAGTTGGCTCCTTGGACTTGCCCGTCGGTGAAGGCACCAACACTGGCACTAACAACCAACCGGCTGAGTCACACAACATCCAAACATCAGCAAACAACCAGAGACAGAACAGAAG ACATGACAGGTCAGCAGAGAGGACGCTGGGAGTAGAGGCCAccaggaaagagggaggggacaCAGCCATCTCCAGAGAAGGCAGGAGAGAGGCTCGCACCAACAAACGAGag aaaCTGCAGTCATGTGGAGACATAGCCCGACTCACTGCAGCTCCTCCCCAGAGAAGATCCAAGTCACTGGACCGCAGGACGTCAGACACAGTCATGACG CCAGATTTATTGAACTTCAAAAAAGGCTGGATGGTCAAACTGGATGTAAACGATCAG TGGAAGAAATATTGGTTTGTGCTGTCAGCCGACAGCCTGAGATACTACAAGGACTCAATAGCTGAGGag GCTTCAGCTCTTGAAGGAGAAATCGACTTAACCAAGTGTTTCAATGTGTCTGAGTATCAGGTTCAAAGAAACTATGGCTTTCAGATCCAT ACCCAGGAAGGCATCTTCACGCTGTCCGCCATGACTGCAGGGATACGCAAAAACTGGATCCAGGCACTAATGAAGAATGTTCATCCAGCCAATGCCCCTGATGTGGCTAG TTTACTTGGCCACCACGTTCCCTGCAGTCCTCATGAAGTCCTTCCCAAACCGGACGTGACTCAGGACTCTCCATCCATCGATGTCTCCACAGACAGAGACTCTAACTCCAAACCCAGGAGTGTGATGGAAAGACGGCGAGAAGGCCGCTACAAAACCTTTGACTGGGCTGAGTTTAGATCTCAGAGTAAGTCTGCAGTGAGTACTGAGCCTCCGAGGACAAAATCTCCCTGCTTCCTGGAACTGGGGGACCtagagagaaggaagaggcgggaggagaggaggaggaggtatgAAAGTATGCTGGGCTTCTCTCTTGGTTTGAAAGACATGGGAGATGGGACGGCGGACGGTGGTGTCCGAGCCCTGAGTCCAGAATCACAGCAAAGGATGGAGGAGCAGATAGAAGAGTGCTGGAGGAAAGTGGAGACGACTGTGTTCAGCGTGGAGAGGAAATCCCCGTTGTTAACTGAAGCCAAAGATGCTGTGGAGATTGAGAAGCAGCTGCACAGCTATAGGCAGGCA GTTGAAGATCTGAAGGTCCAGCTGGCAGAGTCGGAGCGTTGCAGACTCGATCTAGAGGCCCAGATCAGTACAACCGGATTTCATCAGCAACAG CTGGGCCTCTCTGGTCCACTTTGTTCTGAAGCAGATTTCTACCCACTAGACACGAATGAAAGGCAGCACGGTATTATCACACGGGACATGCAGGAGCAGCTTAGCACTGAGCTGCCTTTATCAGCACCACAGCTGCCCAGAATCTGGCTGCATGACACAGAGGGACATTTACAAGAACTGGAGGATTTACTCCCTGAGACGGGGTCCACACCTTTACTATCGCCTGCATCAGACAGCCTGGACGGACTCtgtcagactgatggacaaATTTTAAACTTAATCGGCACAACAACCAGCCATCACGCTCTGCGGGACAGAGAAGACCATCAGCCTTTTCCCACgtctgaaacacaaataaataacaatgacttTAGTTCACTGATTCTGGACaagcctggaggaggagacgatGCCTTGTTCAACTACAGAGCTCCAGACCAGACGATGGTAAGGAAGCTTTCCAAAGAGGTGGAGTTGCTTACCACCCAGAACGAGGCTCTAAATCAGCGCAACCAGGAGATGCTTAACCAACTGACGGAGGCAGACCGTGAGATAGAACGTCTGAAAGCAGAGCTCAGTGGCAGGTACACCGAGCCCCATCATCTCCCTGAGGTGGAGCAACAGGACAAGACGAGGTTAAAAGAATTGGAGAGGGAGCTAAGCTTGAGgaaccaggagctgctggacgCCCAGATGCTGGTCACCTCTTTGGAAGAAAAGGTGAGGGAGGCTGAGGCCCTGCTGCAGCAGAATTCTACGGCAGAaactgaagaaacaaaacaagaggatattgaaaaaaagaaaagcgcaGAGAAAGCAGAGGGATACCTTCTTCGGTGCTTCGAAGCTACGGAGGCCAAGCTGACGGAGCTGGAGAGGCAgctcgaccaatcagagcgaaCCCACAGagagctccagcagcagaacaaagagCTGAAGGAAGCAGAGAAACTTTACTGTCAAAGAGCGGCGGAGGCAGAGACTGACATCAGGAGGCTGAGTGAAGAGTTAGAGAAGGAGAGGCTGAaagaaggagacagaaacacaactgtttCTGGTGAAGAAAAGATCCAGCAAGTGGTAGAAGGTATGGTCACGAGACTGAGAGCTTTAGAGAAACTGTTAGAGGTGATCGACAGGTTAGACTTCATTAATGAAAGTGAGCGGAGTCCTTCAGTGACGAGTCAGCTGAAATGGGAGGAAGAGTTTTGGAGTTCAGTGCACAACAAACTGAAGGACGATCGGTCAAATCTGAATGAGCCATTGGAAGAGCTTCTACATGAGGCAACAGAATGTATGATATTAGAGAAACAAATGCTTCTTGGAGGTCATGATCTAGTTCTTGAGACGGAGGGAACATGTGAGAGCCAGACGTTAAAGGATTTGGATAATATCTGGTATAGTACAAGTGTTACAGCATCGGAAAATACAGAGGATCGCAGCGTGTTAGATTGCACTAACCAGCTGGAGCATTGTAAAGCCATGACACAGATAAAAATTTCTTTGCTGAACCAGGCTGCTTCCTCCTCACTCAGCACATCTGTCCACGACAAACTCCAGCAGACTGCAGACAAACTGTACAACTTCCACTTTTCAGAGCATCCCTGGTTTGTTTCATGTATTCACTCTGCAGCCACTGAAGCACTGTACTGCTGTTATTTACGCAGGCTTCAGTCAAAACACGAGAGTGCATTCTGCTGCAACTGTGTTGACCTCACGAAGGAAAACACTGAGCTGAAAACCAGACTATCAAACTTAGAAGAACAACAAGCGTCCCCACTGGGCGCTAAGATGGACATGTACTGCCAGACAGATGAGGTTTACCCACACGATACTGAGCTAGAGAGTGAAGATGAAAGTagtgaagaagaaagaggggagCAAAGTGAATTAGAAGAGGAGATGGGTGAGAACGAGCCTTCGCTCAACGAGATGGAGATCCCACTTTTGGGAACCCAGAAGACTGGAGATGAAAAGGAAAGTGATGAAGTGGATCTGAACACGGAGATGGTCATGGAGATGTCAGCACTGAGGGAAAGagtgaaggagctggaggagcagctgtccGTCCTagcagaggagatgaaagaagAGTTTGATGGAAAAATGAGTTGTGTGCAGAAGCTGCATgagaaggaaatggaaaaactgaag GCCACATGTGAGCGAGGGTTCGCCTCCATGGAGGAGTCTCACCTGAAAGTGGTGGAGGAACTACAGCGACGACAGCAACAGGAAGTGGAGCGCCTCCTAGTGGAGAGAGAcaggctgctggaggaggagagcgcTGCTACTGCGACTG CAATCAAAGCCATCCAGAATGCTCACCATctggagctgcagagggagaTCCAGAGGAGACAGGGAAACGCACACCAGGAAGACATTCACAGGCAACACAG TGAGGAGCTGGCCTCCTTCCAGCGGGAGCTCGAGGCTTTGTCCCAGCAGTTCTCTCTGAAGTGTCTGGAGAATGGACATCTTGTTCAGGCTCTGGACGCTGAGAGGAAGGCCTTGTGTCAGTGCCAGCAGGAAAACCAGGACCTGAGGACCCGAAACcag GAGCTGAGTAGTCACCTGGCTGCTGAGATCACCCGACTGTGCTCACTGGCCAAACAAGACGCTCTGCCGCTCAGTCAGGGGATGGACATGTACGAACTGGAG ATTACTCTGCGGGTGAAGGAGTCTGAGGTCCAGAGTCTGAAGCAGGAGCTCACGTCTCTGAAGGATGAACTGCAGTCGGCACAAAGG GACAAGAGGAACGCAACAAAGAAATACAAGGACGTGTACACAGAGCTGAGCATCGTGAGGGCGAAAGCAGAGCGAGATGCGGACGAGTTGAGCGAGAACCTGCGGCTGGCTCATCAGGCTCTGAGAGAAACTTCACCGTGA